In Lujinxingia sediminis, a single genomic region encodes these proteins:
- the dnaE gene encoding DNA polymerase III subunit alpha, which translates to MSDFVHLHVHTQYSLLDGAIRIPKLMSRVAEQGMSAVAMTDHGNMYGAVDFQKAAKKAGVKSIIGVEMYMTSHPYEESKEPKSYHLTLLAQNLTGYQNLMYLNSMGWLHGQHPRTGLPRIDFELLAERNEGIICLSGDLGGEVNQHILRGDMDAAREAAARYREVFGKERYYLEVMDNALPEQRKCTQAMVEIGRELDIELVATNDCHYLDREDARAHAVLMCIQLGKTVDIDRIMEHGVDQLYVRSAEEMYEAFADIPRACENTVRIAEMCDLEIPLGEVFLPQYDVPQSFRDEHEGADSKTIIHEYFRHVARQGLGERYAEFDALGVSYDRQEYDERLEVEIGIICQMDFPGYFLIVWDFIAWSHEHDIPVGPGRGSGAGSLVAYAMRITDIDPMPYDLLFERFLNPERVSMPDFDIDFCMNRRGEVIDYVTEKYGYHNVGQIVTYGQLKARAAIKDVGRALNFSYGETDRLAKLVPDVLGISLQESLDQEKRLRDMCEEDERVDTLFDIALSLENLNRQAGMHAAGIVISETPLWDFVPICRGANGELVTQYAKNEVEEAGLVKFDFLGLKTLTVLQDAIKLINQQREARGEERFDLNAIPLDDPEVFRLISAGNTTGVFQLESSGFQELLKKLKPNCFEDIIAAVALYRPGPLGSGMVDDFIDRKHGRKQVEYPHAWLEDVLKPTYGVMVYQEQVMKTAQVMAGYSLGGADLLRRAMGKKKPEVMAQQKEIFVAGALEKEVDEQKASDIFDLMAYFAGYGFNKSHSAAYGLITYQTAYLKTHFQVEFMAALMTSDRDNTDKIVRFINEAKGLGIEVMPPDVNESLLDFSVVDQKIRFGLAAIKGVGAGVIEVILDERAANGPFENLYDFCSRVDLKKINKRTIEALVKCGAFDSIGPAITEQYIGEICATRASIFAAIDTAVERGQKAQHDKAVGQSSLFGMMAQDVREEVLDDSYPECLAWNDRELLENEKTLLGFYVTGHPLDRFESEFGLYGASTTHELMTNGSLRNRANVAVAGVVSAMREVPLKSGDGRMGFITIEDKTGEIEAIAFSSAYAEAEEVIKSGEPLLIKGQIQEEGDPENRTRRIRLESASTLESERESKVRQVIVEIGVAQVTNGQLKELQKVLAANSGHCRTTLVFKKQTAQGVGEAQVVLPVDFATRPTDGLLMAIERLFGRKSVRLS; encoded by the coding sequence ATGTCTGACTTCGTTCACCTGCACGTCCACACCCAGTACAGCCTCCTCGACGGGGCGATCCGCATCCCGAAGTTGATGAGCCGCGTTGCCGAGCAGGGCATGAGCGCGGTGGCCATGACCGATCATGGCAATATGTACGGGGCGGTGGACTTCCAGAAGGCGGCGAAGAAGGCCGGCGTCAAATCGATCATCGGCGTTGAGATGTACATGACATCTCACCCCTACGAAGAGTCCAAAGAGCCCAAGAGCTACCACCTGACGCTGCTGGCGCAGAACCTCACCGGCTACCAAAACCTGATGTACCTCAACTCGATGGGCTGGCTACATGGCCAGCACCCGCGCACCGGTCTGCCGCGCATCGACTTTGAGCTTTTGGCCGAGCGCAACGAGGGCATCATCTGCCTCTCCGGTGACCTGGGCGGGGAGGTCAACCAGCACATCCTTCGCGGCGATATGGACGCCGCCCGCGAGGCGGCCGCGCGCTACCGCGAGGTCTTTGGCAAGGAGCGCTATTACCTGGAAGTCATGGACAACGCGCTCCCCGAGCAGCGCAAATGCACCCAGGCGATGGTGGAGATCGGGCGCGAGCTCGATATTGAGCTCGTCGCAACCAACGACTGCCACTACCTCGATCGCGAAGATGCCCGCGCCCACGCTGTGCTCATGTGCATTCAGCTGGGCAAGACCGTCGACATCGATCGCATCATGGAGCATGGCGTCGATCAGCTCTATGTGCGCAGCGCCGAGGAGATGTACGAGGCCTTTGCCGACATCCCGCGGGCCTGTGAGAACACCGTTCGCATCGCCGAGATGTGCGACCTGGAGATCCCGCTGGGCGAGGTCTTCTTGCCGCAGTACGACGTGCCTCAGTCCTTTCGTGACGAGCATGAGGGGGCAGACAGCAAGACGATCATCCATGAGTATTTCCGCCATGTCGCTCGTCAGGGGCTTGGGGAGCGTTATGCGGAGTTCGACGCCCTGGGCGTGAGCTACGACCGCCAGGAGTACGACGAGCGCCTGGAGGTGGAGATCGGCATCATCTGCCAGATGGACTTCCCCGGGTACTTCCTGATCGTGTGGGACTTCATCGCCTGGTCGCACGAGCATGATATCCCGGTGGGTCCGGGACGTGGCTCCGGTGCCGGGAGTCTGGTGGCGTATGCGATGCGCATCACCGACATCGACCCGATGCCCTATGATCTTCTCTTTGAGCGTTTCCTCAACCCGGAGCGCGTCTCGATGCCGGACTTCGACATCGACTTCTGCATGAACCGCCGCGGGGAGGTCATCGACTATGTGACCGAGAAGTACGGCTACCATAACGTCGGTCAGATCGTGACCTACGGTCAGCTCAAGGCACGTGCGGCGATCAAGGATGTGGGGCGTGCGCTCAACTTCAGCTACGGGGAGACCGACCGCCTGGCCAAACTTGTGCCCGACGTGCTCGGGATCTCGTTGCAGGAGTCGCTCGACCAGGAAAAACGCCTGCGTGATATGTGCGAGGAAGATGAGCGGGTCGATACCCTCTTTGACATCGCGCTCTCTTTGGAGAACCTCAACCGCCAGGCGGGTATGCACGCCGCCGGGATCGTGATCTCCGAGACGCCGCTCTGGGATTTTGTTCCGATCTGCCGCGGTGCCAACGGCGAACTTGTCACCCAGTACGCCAAAAACGAGGTCGAAGAGGCCGGGCTGGTCAAGTTCGACTTCCTGGGGCTGAAGACGCTTACGGTGCTGCAGGACGCCATCAAGCTCATCAATCAGCAGCGTGAAGCCCGCGGCGAAGAGCGTTTTGATCTCAACGCGATCCCTCTCGATGATCCGGAGGTCTTCAGGCTGATCTCCGCCGGTAACACCACCGGCGTCTTCCAGCTGGAATCCTCGGGCTTCCAGGAGCTTCTGAAGAAGCTCAAGCCCAACTGCTTTGAAGACATCATCGCCGCAGTGGCGCTCTACCGCCCGGGGCCGCTGGGAAGCGGCATGGTCGATGACTTCATCGACCGCAAGCACGGCCGCAAGCAGGTCGAGTACCCGCATGCCTGGCTCGAAGATGTGCTCAAGCCCACCTACGGGGTCATGGTCTACCAGGAGCAGGTCATGAAGACCGCCCAGGTCATGGCCGGCTACTCGCTGGGGGGCGCCGACCTGCTGCGCCGTGCCATGGGCAAGAAGAAGCCCGAGGTCATGGCCCAGCAAAAAGAGATCTTCGTGGCCGGCGCGCTCGAGAAGGAGGTCGACGAGCAAAAAGCCTCGGACATCTTCGACTTGATGGCCTACTTCGCCGGCTACGGTTTTAATAAGTCGCACTCGGCGGCCTACGGTCTGATCACCTACCAGACGGCGTATTTGAAGACGCACTTCCAGGTGGAGTTTATGGCGGCGCTGATGACCAGCGACCGCGACAACACCGACAAGATCGTGCGTTTTATCAACGAGGCCAAAGGCTTAGGCATTGAGGTTATGCCGCCCGACGTCAACGAGTCGCTGCTCGACTTCAGCGTCGTCGATCAGAAGATCCGCTTCGGGCTTGCGGCCATTAAGGGGGTGGGCGCGGGCGTGATCGAGGTGATTCTCGACGAGCGCGCGGCCAACGGTCCCTTTGAGAATCTTTATGACTTCTGCAGCCGCGTCGATCTCAAGAAGATCAACAAACGCACCATTGAGGCGCTGGTCAAATGCGGGGCGTTTGACTCGATCGGCCCGGCGATCACCGAGCAGTATATCGGCGAGATCTGCGCGACGCGTGCCTCGATTTTCGCCGCGATCGACACCGCCGTGGAGCGCGGCCAGAAGGCCCAGCATGATAAGGCCGTGGGTCAGTCCAGCCTCTTTGGCATGATGGCCCAGGATGTGCGCGAGGAGGTGCTCGACGACAGCTACCCGGAGTGTCTCGCCTGGAACGATCGCGAGCTTCTGGAGAACGAAAAGACGCTGCTGGGTTTCTACGTCACCGGCCACCCCCTGGATCGTTTTGAGAGCGAGTTCGGTCTTTACGGCGCCTCGACCACCCATGAGCTGATGACGAACGGTTCGCTTCGCAACCGCGCCAATGTGGCGGTGGCCGGTGTGGTCAGCGCGATGCGCGAGGTGCCGCTGAAAAGTGGTGACGGGCGCATGGGCTTTATCACCATCGAAGATAAGACCGGGGAGATTGAGGCTATCGCCTTCAGCTCGGCCTACGCTGAGGCCGAGGAGGTGATCAAGAGCGGCGAACCGCTCCTGATCAAAGGCCAGATCCAGGAGGAGGGCGATCCGGAGAACCGCACCCGGCGGATTCGTCTGGAGTCGGCGTCGACGCTGGAGTCGGAGCGCGAGTCGAAGGTGCGCCAGGTGATTGTCGAGATCGGCGTTGCGCAGGTCACCAACGGACAGCTCAAAGAGCTGCAGAAGGTACTCGCTGCAAACTCCGGCCATTGCCGTACCACGCTGGTCTTTAAAAAACAGACCGCCCAGGGCGTGGGAGAGGCGCAGGTGGTGCTGCCGGTTGATTTTGCGACCCGACCCACCGACGGGTTGCTGATGGCGATCGAGCGTCTTTTCGGACGCAAATCGGTGCGATTGAGTTAA
- the recA gene encoding recombinase RecA produces the protein MSNDKSNKDKALDLTVKAIEKQFGKGSIMRLGTDDSLVRVENPIPTGSISLDIALGVGGYPRGRVVEIYGPESSGKTTLTLHALAAAQRAGGVAAFIDAEHALDVKYAQALGVNIEELLVSQPDTGEQALEIVDMLVRSNAIDLLVVDSVAALTPRAEIEGEMGDSHMGLQARLMSQALRKLTGTIAKSRTCVIFINQIRMKIGVMFGNPETTTGGNALKFYSSVRMDIRRIGAIKDGTDLTGNRTRVKVVKNKVAPPFKEAEFDIMYGQGISRQGDLVDLGSEIGVIDKAGSWYSYGDDRLGQGRENAKQFLVDNPEIEAEIEAKIREHYGMAAPKVAEESAEA, from the coding sequence ATGTCGAACGATAAGAGCAACAAAGACAAGGCGTTGGACCTGACGGTCAAGGCGATCGAGAAGCAGTTTGGCAAGGGATCGATCATGCGCCTGGGCACCGACGACTCGTTGGTGCGCGTGGAGAATCCGATCCCCACCGGCTCGATCTCGCTGGATATTGCGCTGGGCGTGGGAGGTTACCCGCGCGGCCGCGTCGTGGAGATCTACGGTCCGGAGTCCTCGGGTAAGACGACGTTGACCCTGCACGCTCTGGCGGCGGCGCAGCGCGCCGGTGGTGTGGCGGCGTTTATCGATGCGGAGCACGCCCTCGATGTCAAATACGCCCAGGCGCTGGGGGTGAACATCGAAGAGCTCCTGGTGAGCCAGCCCGACACCGGGGAGCAGGCCCTGGAGATCGTGGACATGCTGGTGCGCTCCAACGCGATTGACCTGCTGGTCGTCGACTCGGTGGCCGCGCTCACCCCGCGCGCTGAGATTGAGGGCGAGATGGGGGATTCGCACATGGGCCTCCAGGCGCGCTTGATGAGTCAGGCGCTGCGCAAGCTCACCGGTACGATCGCCAAGTCGCGCACCTGCGTGATCTTCATTAACCAGATCCGTATGAAGATCGGCGTGATGTTCGGAAACCCCGAGACCACCACCGGGGGGAACGCGCTTAAATTCTACTCGTCGGTGCGTATGGACATTCGCCGCATCGGCGCCATCAAAGATGGCACCGACCTGACCGGTAACCGTACCCGCGTGAAGGTTGTCAAAAACAAGGTGGCTCCGCCCTTTAAAGAGGCTGAGTTCGATATCATGTACGGCCAGGGCATCAGCCGTCAGGGCGACCTGGTGGATCTGGGCTCGGAGATCGGGGTGATCGATAAGGCCGGTTCCTGGTACAGCTACGGCGATGATCGTCTGGGGCAGGGCCGCGAGAATGCCAAGCAGTTTTTGGTCGACAATCCCGAGATTGAGGCCGAGATCGAGGCCAAGATCCGTGAGCACTACGGGATGGCAGCGCCGAAGGTCGCTGAAGAGAGCGCCGAGGCGTAA
- a CDS encoding type IV pilus twitching motility protein PilT, with product MSSNQDLNKILQIAVKGGASDIHIKAGLPPIFRIDGALLPLREARRLSPEEIGKMASDIMARFQREQFQETLDIDLSYGVPGVGRFRVNVFQQRGSIGMVFRVIPFKVASIDELLLPDAVRTLAEERRGLILVTGATGSGKSTTLASMVDYINQTRTSHIITIEDPIEFLIRDKRSIINQREIGNDTNTFARALKAALRQDPDVIMMGEMRDLETIEIAMTAAETGHLVMSTLHTVDAAEAVTRIVTAFPPHMRDQARYQFANLFRGVISQRLVPRADGKGRVPAVEVMLSTARLREMILEEATARSLTEQIAKGFDNYGMQSFDQSLMWLLQNGYITYEEALIQSSNPDDFALRVSGIGSTSGDGQWQGFEGREKASPVEDDFDLDEFEIDRF from the coding sequence ATGAGCAGCAATCAGGACCTCAACAAGATCTTGCAGATCGCCGTTAAAGGCGGGGCCAGCGACATTCATATCAAGGCGGGATTGCCGCCGATCTTTCGGATCGACGGGGCGCTGTTGCCGCTGCGCGAAGCGCGGCGCTTGAGTCCCGAAGAGATCGGGAAGATGGCCTCGGATATCATGGCGCGTTTTCAGCGCGAGCAGTTCCAGGAGACGCTCGACATCGACCTCTCCTACGGGGTGCCCGGGGTGGGACGTTTTCGCGTCAATGTGTTTCAGCAGCGCGGCTCGATCGGGATGGTCTTCCGGGTGATTCCCTTTAAGGTCGCCTCGATCGACGAGCTTCTGCTTCCCGACGCGGTGCGCACCCTGGCCGAGGAGCGCCGCGGGCTGATCCTGGTGACCGGGGCCACCGGCAGCGGTAAGTCCACCACGCTTGCCTCGATGGTGGACTACATCAACCAGACGCGCACCTCGCATATCATCACCATCGAAGATCCCATCGAGTTCTTGATTCGCGATAAGCGCAGCATCATCAATCAGCGCGAGATCGGAAACGACACCAACACCTTTGCCCGCGCGCTCAAGGCGGCGCTTCGTCAGGATCCGGACGTGATCATGATGGGGGAGATGCGGGATCTGGAGACGATTGAGATCGCCATGACCGCCGCCGAGACCGGTCACCTGGTGATGTCGACTCTGCATACGGTGGACGCCGCCGAGGCGGTGACCCGTATCGTAACGGCGTTTCCGCCGCATATGCGTGACCAGGCGCGTTATCAATTTGCCAACCTCTTCCGCGGCGTGATCTCGCAGCGCCTGGTGCCCCGCGCCGACGGCAAGGGGCGAGTGCCGGCGGTCGAGGTGATGCTCTCGACGGCGCGTCTGCGGGAGATGATCCTGGAGGAGGCCACCGCGCGCTCGCTCACCGAGCAGATCGCCAAAGGTTTTGATAACTACGGGATGCAGAGCTTCGACCAGTCGTTGATGTGGCTTCTGCAGAACGGCTACATCACCTACGAAGAGGCGTTGATCCAATCGAGTAACCCCGATGACTTCGCGCTGCGTGTCAGCGGCATCGGATCGACCAGTGGCGACGGTCAGTGGCAGGGCTTTGAGGGCCGTGAGAAGGCCAGCCCGGTCGAGGATGATTTCGATCTGGATGAGTTTGAGATCGATCGATTTTAA
- a CDS encoding alpha/beta hydrolase has product MREPEFHLAYLHGFASSARSTMGAWLARELEWRGYELHRPELNVPSFYELTFSEALRVMDRLDADVARTGRPWRLMGSSMGGYLAARWAQLNPQRVDRLLLLAPGFDLPARWPHLVGKKRMKRWEEEGALKLPGPDERMQPVSWNFIEDARTHEPWPEVSCPVVIVHGTRDPTVPVASSRRYVEMYEGGRLVEVDDRHQLRDSRDTVWSELVQLFEIKG; this is encoded by the coding sequence TTGAGGGAGCCTGAGTTTCATCTTGCCTATCTACACGGTTTTGCCTCCAGCGCGCGTTCGACGATGGGGGCCTGGCTTGCCCGCGAGCTGGAGTGGCGAGGCTACGAGCTGCATCGCCCGGAGCTCAACGTGCCCTCGTTCTATGAGCTGACCTTCAGTGAGGCGCTGCGCGTGATGGACCGGCTCGATGCGGACGTGGCGCGCACCGGAAGGCCCTGGAGGCTTATGGGTTCGAGCATGGGAGGGTATCTGGCGGCGCGCTGGGCGCAGCTTAACCCGCAGCGCGTGGACCGGCTGTTGTTGCTGGCACCGGGCTTTGATTTGCCGGCGCGCTGGCCGCATCTGGTGGGCAAAAAGCGCATGAAGCGCTGGGAGGAGGAGGGGGCCTTGAAACTGCCCGGCCCCGATGAGCGCATGCAGCCTGTGAGCTGGAATTTTATTGAAGATGCTCGCACGCACGAGCCCTGGCCGGAGGTTTCGTGCCCGGTGGTGATCGTGCACGGTACGCGCGACCCGACGGTGCCGGTGGCGTCTTCACGACGTTATGTTGAGATGTACGAGGGGGGACGTCTGGTGGAGGTGGATGACCGCCATCAGCTCAGGGATTCTCGCGATACAGTATGGTCGGAGTTGGTTCAACTCTTTGAAATTAAAGGGTAA
- a CDS encoding DNA-methyltransferase, with protein sequence MQARAQERAAVLSPYYEHERGVTLYKGDSLELLEAMEPEQFDMIFADPPYFLSNDGVTCKSGRMVSVNKGRWDRSQGVEENHAFNLRWLEACQRLLKPNGSMWVSGTHHVIFSIGFAMQSLGFKILNDIAWFKVNPPPNLSCRYFTHGTETVIWAGRDHDTRHTFNYKVMKEMNGGKQMKNLWNIMAPRKAEKAHGKHPTQKPIALLDRIVQASTNEGDRILDPFCGSSTTGVAAVQNGRHYVGLDQSEEYLDLSIRRIEEHL encoded by the coding sequence ATGCAAGCACGTGCGCAAGAACGGGCGGCGGTACTCTCTCCTTATTACGAACATGAGCGCGGGGTGACGCTCTATAAGGGCGACTCGCTGGAGCTGCTGGAGGCGATGGAGCCGGAGCAGTTCGACATGATCTTTGCCGATCCTCCCTACTTCCTGTCGAACGACGGGGTGACCTGTAAGTCGGGGCGGATGGTCTCGGTGAATAAGGGGAGATGGGACCGCTCGCAGGGCGTGGAGGAAAATCACGCGTTCAATCTGCGCTGGCTTGAGGCGTGTCAGCGCCTGCTCAAGCCCAACGGGTCGATGTGGGTCAGTGGTACGCACCACGTGATCTTCTCGATCGGGTTTGCGATGCAGTCGCTGGGGTTCAAGATCCTTAATGACATCGCCTGGTTTAAGGTCAACCCGCCGCCGAACCTCTCGTGCCGCTACTTTACCCACGGCACTGAGACGGTGATCTGGGCCGGGCGCGATCATGACACCCGCCACACCTTCAACTACAAGGTGATGAAGGAGATGAACGGCGGCAAGCAGATGAAGAATCTGTGGAACATCATGGCGCCGCGCAAAGCGGAGAAGGCTCACGGCAAGCACCCCACGCAGAAGCCGATTGCGCTTCTGGACCGCATCGTGCAGGCCTCGACCAACGAGGGCGACCGCATCCTCGATCCTTTCTGCGGCTCGTCGACCACCGGTGTGGCCGCGGTGCAGAACGGTCGCCACTACGTGGGATTGGATCAGAGCGAGGAGTACCTCGATCTGTCGATTCGTCGCATCGAAGAGCACCTCTGA
- a CDS encoding DEAD/DEAH box helicase — MEYRGLKLDGFQRQAIEAIASGHSVLVAAPTGTGKTLIADYLIEHVLEEGGEVIYTAPVKALSNQKYRQYCALFGREKVGLVTGDLVINRDAPVRIMTTEILRNMLLEGHRVEEGVRPPGVDTPGETALDVELFSPSDVALPDLKRLKAVIIDEIHFLDDPERGTVWEELLIYLPSEVRILGLSATLSNLEEFAHWLTQIRQAEVKVVLETERTVPLQIRLANTESGPSEVGAFEKAFARWKKEQKKAREGGDEGKGRRRSRGGRRGQSRGGGRGGRGRREDFASGTKPTTHLDMMEMLGRGDFPVLYFIYSRKMVEIFAAKLAHSRVGRQLGDGHTTRQIDERLERFEAEHPEVLTRKLRGMYRQGIAFHHAGLHVALKALVEELYEGRLLKVLYCTSTFALGINMPARTVIFDSLTRYNGTEFVPLTIREFMQMAGRAGRRGIDPVGNVLIRQDFGGYGEVRGLLKRLLSGESEPVRSAFNLSFHSVVNLVDRFDEESIRFMLEQSFKAYQDGRSATALRSKIEHLEGEESQESFTRRKRRDLAGLRRELVTVERPRLWEAFARKVAFLKTHGYLGTDNELYTPAKILRHIKIEELFVTELILNGVLEALSPAQLFGVMCGLVQTLPRTAKVHAPDDDRWWEIFEAINAVYESDVVADGDELVGQESVFTPELMPLGERWARGESLSALLMDIRNPTDMSGDLVGAFRRAKDLVSQVRQVHREDEARWRELSELLRAVTRDEVEVLD, encoded by the coding sequence ATGGAGTACCGCGGGCTGAAGCTCGATGGGTTTCAACGCCAGGCCATTGAGGCCATTGCGAGCGGGCACAGCGTGCTTGTGGCTGCGCCGACCGGGACCGGAAAGACGCTGATCGCCGACTACCTCATTGAGCATGTGCTCGAGGAGGGGGGAGAGGTCATTTATACCGCGCCGGTCAAGGCGCTCTCCAACCAGAAGTACCGTCAGTATTGCGCTCTTTTTGGGCGAGAGAAGGTGGGGCTTGTGACCGGCGACCTGGTGATCAACCGGGATGCGCCGGTGCGCATTATGACCACCGAAATTCTGCGCAACATGCTTCTTGAGGGGCATCGGGTGGAGGAAGGCGTCAGGCCCCCCGGCGTTGATACGCCCGGGGAGACGGCGCTCGACGTGGAGCTTTTCTCGCCATCGGATGTGGCGCTTCCCGACCTGAAAAGGCTCAAGGCGGTGATCATCGATGAGATTCATTTTCTCGATGATCCGGAGCGGGGCACGGTCTGGGAAGAGCTTCTGATTTACCTGCCTTCCGAGGTTCGCATTCTGGGGTTGTCGGCGACGCTCTCCAATCTGGAGGAGTTTGCGCACTGGCTCACGCAGATTCGCCAGGCCGAGGTGAAGGTGGTGCTGGAGACTGAGCGCACCGTGCCTCTGCAGATACGGCTGGCGAACACCGAGAGCGGTCCGAGTGAGGTGGGGGCGTTCGAGAAGGCGTTTGCCCGGTGGAAGAAGGAGCAAAAGAAGGCGCGCGAGGGCGGCGATGAGGGTAAGGGGCGACGTCGAAGCCGGGGAGGCCGGCGTGGCCAGAGTCGTGGGGGAGGGCGAGGAGGTCGGGGGCGCCGCGAAGATTTCGCATCGGGTACGAAGCCGACGACGCATCTCGATATGATGGAGATGCTGGGGCGGGGCGATTTTCCCGTGCTCTACTTTATTTACAGTCGCAAAATGGTCGAGATTTTTGCGGCGAAGCTGGCCCACTCGAGGGTCGGGCGGCAGCTGGGCGACGGGCATACTACCCGCCAGATTGATGAGCGTCTGGAGCGCTTTGAGGCCGAGCACCCCGAGGTGCTCACGCGTAAGTTGCGGGGGATGTATCGCCAGGGGATTGCGTTTCACCACGCCGGACTGCATGTGGCGCTCAAAGCGTTGGTGGAAGAGCTCTACGAGGGGCGGCTCTTAAAGGTGCTCTACTGCACCTCGACTTTTGCGCTGGGCATCAACATGCCGGCGCGCACGGTGATCTTCGATAGTCTGACGCGCTACAACGGTACGGAGTTTGTGCCGCTGACCATCCGCGAGTTTATGCAGATGGCCGGGAGGGCGGGGCGTCGGGGAATCGACCCGGTGGGCAATGTCTTGATTCGTCAGGATTTTGGGGGTTACGGGGAGGTTCGCGGGCTTTTGAAACGACTGCTCAGCGGGGAGAGTGAGCCTGTGCGTTCGGCCTTTAACCTCTCGTTTCACTCGGTGGTCAACCTCGTCGATCGCTTCGATGAGGAGAGCATTCGCTTTATGCTCGAGCAGAGTTTTAAGGCGTATCAGGATGGACGCTCGGCCACGGCGTTGCGCTCGAAGATCGAGCATCTGGAGGGGGAAGAAAGCCAGGAGAGCTTTACGCGGCGCAAGCGTCGTGACCTGGCCGGACTCCGTCGCGAGTTGGTGACGGTGGAACGCCCGAGGCTGTGGGAGGCGTTTGCGCGTAAGGTGGCGTTTTTGAAGACGCACGGCTACCTGGGAACCGACAACGAGCTGTACACGCCGGCGAAGATCCTGCGGCATATCAAGATCGAGGAGCTCTTTGTGACCGAGCTCATTCTCAACGGGGTGTTGGAGGCGTTGAGTCCGGCGCAGCTCTTCGGGGTGATGTGTGGGCTTGTGCAGACCCTGCCGCGCACAGCAAAGGTGCATGCGCCGGATGATGATCGCTGGTGGGAGATCTTTGAGGCCATCAACGCGGTCTATGAGTCGGATGTGGTGGCTGACGGCGATGAGCTTGTCGGGCAGGAGTCGGTCTTTACCCCGGAGCTGATGCCGCTCGGGGAGCGTTGGGCGAGGGGGGAGTCGCTGAGCGCGCTTTTGATGGATATTCGCAACCCGACGGATATGTCAGGCGACCTTGTTGGTGCGTTTCGGCGGGCCAAAGATCTGGTCAGCCAGGTGCGTCAGGTGCATCGCGAGGATGAGGCTCGCTGGCGGGAGCTCAGTGAGCTTCTGCGGGCGGTGACGCGCGATGAGGTTGAGGTGCTCGACTGA
- a CDS encoding trypsin-like peptidase domain-containing protein has product MASLSRVLVAILASLTFVSTAPGIANAQRPAPDTLPQVARLFEQSRDQVVSVQTEMAAPPGTLNPFFNPSPGEPSRGQGSGFIVDESGLIITNWHVVNGAQTIQVALAKGDILSARLVGADPATDLALLQVSAPVNLSAVTLGTSEDIRPGQWVVAIGSPFGLEHSVTVGVLSATGRSIGMGPFDNFLQTDASINPGNSGGPLFNLDGEVIGVNTAIIRNGQGIGFAVPIDVVTEILGQLREPGYVSRGFIGAGIQELSEALATTFGVAPDAGALVRSVESNSPASRAELQPGDIITSVANQKVSNPSELLKIIGRVSPGSTIELTYLREGSREQTRLTVAERPDPTRPQVERARGIEPRPFEGRLGVFLTAITSRNASRSGGPPGQGVLVERVEAGSPASGILRPGDVILNIAGTDISAPEEVPRVLKEQPAGSPIRILLRRGGQPLFAAVRLKTAS; this is encoded by the coding sequence ATGGCTTCCCTCTCTCGTGTTCTTGTGGCGATCCTGGCATCACTGACCTTCGTCAGTACTGCCCCGGGCATTGCCAACGCCCAGCGCCCCGCCCCCGACACCCTGCCCCAGGTCGCGCGACTCTTTGAGCAAAGCCGCGATCAGGTCGTCTCCGTACAGACCGAGATGGCCGCCCCTCCCGGCACGCTCAACCCCTTCTTTAATCCCTCCCCCGGCGAACCGTCTCGCGGGCAGGGCTCCGGGTTTATCGTCGATGAGAGCGGGCTTATTATTACCAACTGGCACGTCGTCAACGGCGCCCAGACCATCCAGGTAGCTCTGGCCAAAGGCGATATCCTCTCCGCCCGTCTGGTCGGTGCCGACCCGGCTACCGACCTGGCCCTTTTGCAGGTCAGCGCGCCGGTCAACCTCTCGGCGGTTACCCTGGGCACCTCCGAAGACATCCGCCCCGGCCAGTGGGTCGTTGCCATCGGAAGCCCCTTTGGTCTGGAGCACTCCGTCACCGTCGGCGTGCTCAGCGCCACCGGCCGCTCCATTGGTATGGGCCCCTTCGATAACTTTTTGCAGACCGATGCTTCCATCAACCCGGGCAACTCCGGAGGCCCCCTCTTTAACCTCGACGGCGAGGTCATCGGGGTGAATACCGCGATCATTCGCAACGGTCAGGGGATTGGTTTTGCGGTGCCCATTGACGTGGTCACCGAGATCCTCGGCCAGCTCCGCGAACCGGGCTACGTCTCCCGCGGCTTTATCGGTGCGGGCATCCAGGAGCTCTCCGAGGCCCTGGCCACCACCTTCGGCGTCGCCCCCGACGCCGGCGCGCTGGTCCGTTCGGTCGAGTCCAACAGCCCCGCCTCCCGCGCCGAGCTGCAACCCGGCGACATCATCACCTCCGTTGCCAACCAGAAGGTCAGCAACCCCTCCGAACTTCTCAAAATCATTGGCCGCGTCAGTCCCGGCTCCACCATCGAGTTGACCTACCTGCGCGAGGGAAGTCGCGAGCAAACGCGCCTGACCGTCGCCGAGCGGCCCGATCCCACCCGCCCTCAGGTCGAGCGTGCCCGCGGCATTGAGCCTCGCCCCTTCGAAGGCCGTCTGGGCGTGTTTTTGACCGCGATCACCTCCCGAAACGCCTCCCGCTCCGGGGGCCCCCCGGGTCAGGGCGTGCTGGTGGAGCGCGTGGAAGCAGGATCCCCGGCCTCTGGCATTCTGCGCCCCGGCGACGTCATCCTCAACATCGCCGGAACCGACATCTCCGCTCCCGAAGAGGTCCCCCGCGTGCTCAAAGAGCAACCTGCCGGAAGCCCCATCCGCATCCTGCTCCGACGCGGCGGGCAACCCCTCTTCGCCGCAGTGCGACTGAAAACTGCCTCCTGA